A genome region from Ligilactobacillus cholophilus includes the following:
- a CDS encoding NupC/NupG family nucleoside CNT transporter: protein MYLAINIIGLLVFLLIGWLFSKDRKHIDWKAIIIMVVFNLLMAVFLTKVPVGREIIKILADGFNGLVEVAYKGIAFCIPSMVNVKSMDFFVSALLPILLIVPLFDILTYIGFLPWVIKWTGKILSFITRQPKFESFFAVEMMFLGNTEALAVSTLQLKQMKAARNVTLAMMSMSCVTASILGSYMQMMPAQYILTAVPINVINALIVSSMLNPVDVTKEEDTIATMNGTAAKESGDIESDGKKEPFFSFLGDSILGAGRLILIIAANVITFVALAALIDKLLASVHLWSMEKILGYIMYPFAWLMGMDPSSALKLGQYMGTKLITNEFVVMGNVSPIIHSFAPHFKAVLTVFLTSFANLSTVGMIIGCFKGIVSKEKNDVISKNVGYMLLSGILVSLLSAAMVGLFVW from the coding sequence CTGTATCTCGCAATTAATATTATTGGTCTTTTAGTATTCTTACTAATCGGTTGGTTATTCTCAAAAGACCGCAAGCACATCGACTGGAAAGCCATTATTATTATGGTTGTATTCAACTTATTAATGGCTGTATTTTTAACAAAGGTTCCTGTTGGTCGGGAAATCATTAAAATCCTTGCAGATGGATTTAATGGCCTTGTTGAAGTTGCATACAAAGGAATTGCATTCTGTATTCCAAGTATGGTAAATGTTAAGAGCATGGACTTTTTCGTAAGTGCATTGCTTCCAATTTTACTTATCGTTCCATTATTTGATATTTTAACTTATATTGGATTCCTTCCATGGGTTATCAAATGGACTGGTAAAATCTTATCATTTATTACACGTCAACCTAAGTTTGAATCATTCTTCGCTGTTGAAATGATGTTCTTAGGTAACACTGAAGCATTAGCTGTTTCAACATTACAATTGAAACAAATGAAAGCAGCTCGTAACGTTACATTAGCTATGATGTCAATGAGTTGTGTTACTGCATCAATTTTAGGCTCATACATGCAAATGATGCCTGCACAATACATTTTAACTGCTGTTCCTATTAACGTTATCAATGCTTTGATTGTAAGTTCAATGCTTAACCCTGTTGATGTAACAAAAGAAGAAGATACAATTGCTACAATGAATGGTACTGCTGCCAAAGAATCTGGCGATATTGAATCAGATGGAAAGAAAGAACCTTTCTTCTCATTCTTAGGTGATTCAATTTTAGGTGCTGGTCGTTTGATCTTAATTATTGCTGCTAACGTTATTACATTCGTTGCTCTAGCTGCTTTAATTGATAAACTCTTAGCATCAGTTCACTTATGGTCAATGGAAAAGATTCTAGGTTACATCATGTATCCATTTGCATGGTTAATGGGTATGGATCCAAGCAGTGCACTTAAGTTAGGTCAATACATGGGTACAAAATTAATTACAAATGAATTTGTTGTTATGGGTAATGTTTCACCTATCATCCATTCATTTGCACCTCACTTTAAGGCTGTATTAACTGTATTCTTAACATCATTTGCTAACCTTTCAACAGTTGGTATGATCATTGGATGTTTCAAGGGTATCGTAAGCAAAGAAAAGAACGATGTAATTTCTAAGAATGTTGGATACATGTTATTATCTGGTATCTTAGTTTCATTGCTTTCAGCTGCAATGGTTGGTTTATTCGTTTGGTAA
- the xerS gene encoding tyrosine recombinase XerS → MDSDRYLPLIQNELKNLPSYIQDFYLQTNHSITTIYQYLTEFRRFFSWLRDSGIAKVEKNSEIPIEVLAELRRRDIILYIDYLKHTKNKQNRVNSPTSINRSINALRSLFKFLTVTADTIDGKPYFTNNVMLKIDSLNTTETLNYRAHNLEAHMYTGDRKYDFIGFIEHEYEKNCDPRALSAFKRNKERDICIAAIILGTGIRVSETANINVSDVHLDDAILDVTRKGGERDSVPIAPWTMPYIIKYSEIRKERYNPPKEQKAFFVTEYHGSIRRITYNSIEKLIKKYSKAFGHPLTPHKLRHTLASELYEITKDQVLVSQQLGQKGTSATDLYTHVNQEAQKDALRKLK, encoded by the coding sequence ATGGACAGTGATCGTTATTTACCACTAATTCAAAATGAATTAAAAAATCTGCCATCATACATTCAAGATTTTTACTTGCAAACCAATCATTCAATTACAACGATTTATCAATATCTAACTGAATTTCGAAGATTTTTTAGTTGGCTAAGAGATTCTGGAATTGCTAAAGTTGAAAAGAATTCTGAAATTCCAATTGAAGTACTTGCTGAATTACGTAGAAGAGACATAATTCTATATATAGATTATTTAAAACATACAAAAAATAAGCAAAATCGTGTAAATTCGCCAACATCTATTAACCGATCAATCAATGCTTTAAGATCGTTATTTAAATTTTTAACTGTTACAGCAGATACAATTGACGGGAAACCTTATTTTACCAACAATGTAATGCTGAAGATTGACTCTTTAAACACAACTGAAACATTAAACTATCGTGCTCATAATTTAGAGGCTCATATGTATACTGGTGATCGTAAATATGACTTTATTGGATTTATAGAACATGAATATGAAAAAAATTGCGATCCACGTGCACTATCTGCTTTTAAACGAAATAAAGAACGAGATATATGCATAGCAGCAATCATTTTAGGCACAGGAATACGTGTTTCTGAAACTGCTAATATAAATGTATCAGATGTTCATCTAGATGATGCCATTTTAGATGTTACTCGTAAAGGTGGAGAGCGAGATTCTGTACCAATTGCGCCTTGGACAATGCCATATATTATTAAATACAGTGAAATACGAAAAGAAAGATATAATCCACCCAAAGAACAAAAAGCATTTTTTGTAACTGAATATCATGGATCAATCCGAAGAATTACATATAATTCAATTGAAAAATTAATTAAAAAATATTCAAAAGCATTTGGCCACCCTCTTACTCCTCACAAATTAAGACATACGTTGGCTTCAGAATTATATGAAATCACAAAAGATCAAGTATTAGTTTCGCAACAGCTAGGTCAAAAAGGAACATCTGCTACT
- a CDS encoding DHA2 family efflux MFS transporter permease subunit gives MNKKTMGSIIATGILSFAGIVVETAMNVAFPTLMSEFHVSVALVQWLTTGYLLVLSLIIPTSSFLKRSFPTKNLFIISNVFFISGTLLAMLACNFWMILIGRLIQGVGTGIALPLMFNIIVERVHPSKIGTVMGFANLIIAFAPAIGPTMGGYIVKTFGWRDIFLVLLPLLVISFLIGIKSIEQISKIEHLKFNWINWIALAITFSCIIFATNDASDYGWLSIHVLALICISIISIVFFYFHSKKDLQPLIRVNVFSNLRFDLSTIALMISQFSILGVSLLIPNFAQLVLHKNAFVAGFLLLPGTTLGIVMSLLGGKALDYYGAKKPILFGFGAYAIAMLLLTVFLPNINTGLIIIFFAIAVIGQAFSSGNTLTNGLQQLPNDLNTDGNAVLNTVQQLAGALGTSIVATIVANAQNAKNVSMQMGTLNGARSAFGLLFILQIIAIILNIIIFRNKNNKA, from the coding sequence TTGAATAAAAAAACTATGGGATCAATTATTGCAACTGGAATTTTATCATTTGCTGGAATTGTGGTTGAAACAGCAATGAACGTTGCATTTCCAACTTTGATGAGTGAATTTCATGTATCTGTTGCCTTAGTTCAATGGCTTACAACAGGATACTTACTTGTACTTTCTCTTATCATACCAACATCGTCATTTTTAAAACGAAGCTTTCCTACTAAAAATCTATTTATTATTTCAAATGTATTTTTTATTTCAGGAACTCTATTAGCAATGTTAGCATGTAATTTTTGGATGATTTTAATTGGTCGTTTAATTCAAGGTGTAGGAACTGGAATTGCCTTACCATTGATGTTTAATATCATTGTAGAACGGGTACATCCATCGAAAATTGGAACAGTTATGGGATTTGCTAATTTAATTATTGCATTTGCACCTGCAATTGGACCAACAATGGGAGGATACATTGTAAAAACATTTGGTTGGCGAGATATCTTTCTTGTACTATTACCATTATTAGTTATTTCATTTCTTATCGGGATTAAATCAATTGAACAAATTTCTAAAATTGAACATTTGAAATTTAATTGGATTAATTGGATAGCATTAGCTATCACATTTAGTTGTATTATTTTTGCTACTAATGATGCATCTGATTACGGCTGGCTAAGTATACACGTTTTAGCATTAATTTGTATTAGTATAATTAGCATTGTATTCTTTTATTTTCATTCAAAAAAAGATTTACAGCCATTAATTCGTGTAAATGTTTTTTCAAATTTACGTTTTGATTTAAGTACAATTGCTTTAATGATTTCTCAATTTAGTATTTTAGGAGTTAGTCTTTTAATTCCTAACTTTGCTCAATTAGTTTTGCATAAAAATGCATTTGTAGCTGGTTTCTTATTGTTACCGGGAACAACACTTGGAATCGTTATGTCTTTACTTGGTGGTAAAGCATTAGATTATTATGGTGCTAAAAAACCTATTTTATTTGGATTTGGAGCATACGCAATTGCAATGCTTTTACTTACAGTATTTTTACCAAATATTAATACTGGACTAATTATCATTTTCTTTGCAATTGCTGTTATCGGTCAAGCTTTCAGTTCTGGAAATACATTGACTAATGGTTTGCAACAATTACCTAATGATTTAAATACTGATGGTAATGCTGTATTAAATACAGTACAACAATTAGCAGGTGCATTAGGAACATCTATCGTTGCTACAATTGTTGCTAATGCACAAAACGCAAAAAACGTAAGTATGCAAATGGGAACATTAAATGGAGCTAGATCCGCTTTTGGGCTTTTATTTATTTTACAGATTATTGCAATTATTCTAAACATCATTATTTTTAGAAATAAAAATAATAAAGCATAA